In Nitrososphaerales archaeon, the genomic stretch GGCATAGAACGACTTGCCGATAGCCGACGTGACCAAGAAGCAGATAGCCCAGAAGAGGAGGCTCTACCTGAAGGTCTGCCTGCGCTGCGGCGCGAGGAACCCGTTGCAGGCAGAGCGGTGCAGGAAGTGCAGGACCTCTGACCTGAGGCTAAAGAACCGCTCAGTCGGCGTGAAAAAGTAAAGCAAATATCGAGTGAGTTGAAGGCGGGTCG encodes the following:
- a CDS encoding 50S ribosomal protein L40e is translated as MPIADVTKKQIAQKRRLYLKVCLRCGARNPLQAERCRKCRTSDLRLKNRSVGVKK